From Thermogladius calderae 1633, a single genomic window includes:
- a CDS encoding substrate-binding domain-containing protein, with protein MSKTVIAVALLATFLAGFAGGYLFNFTSKPTGAQAQTIRITVSTTTSLYQTHLLDDLLADFKNTTGLSAEFSVLAKGSGEALRLLSDGSACLGFTHAPSLELKYILNGSIVRLSIFAYNEFVIVGPRDDPAGVSNATSAVDAFKKIYDAGEKGLAKFVSRGDNSGTHVRELQLWKLAGLDPSKKTWYLVSGQGMAQTLLMADNTGAYTLTDVGTLQSLVSQGKISNLVVLLRDPKLLINVYSFYVSSSQSCRSKDVSNLALLLAEYLNTRGQQLIASKYKDLFSPALQNLTTIESAWLELSKLA; from the coding sequence GTGAGCAAGACTGTAATCGCGGTCGCACTCCTCGCCACCTTCCTAGCCGGCTTCGCGGGCGGCTACTTGTTCAACTTCACGAGTAAGCCGACCGGGGCGCAAGCACAGACTATTAGAATTACGGTGTCGACGACGACAAGCTTATACCAGACCCACCTGCTAGACGACCTGCTGGCAGACTTCAAGAACACGACTGGGTTGAGCGCCGAGTTCAGCGTCCTCGCCAAGGGGAGTGGCGAGGCGCTAAGACTGTTGAGCGACGGCTCGGCTTGTCTGGGCTTCACTCACGCCCCCTCACTCGAGCTGAAGTACATTCTCAACGGTAGCATCGTCAGGTTGAGCATCTTCGCTTACAACGAGTTCGTGATAGTGGGCCCCAGGGACGACCCAGCGGGGGTCTCCAACGCCACATCGGCTGTCGACGCCTTCAAGAAGATCTACGATGCGGGTGAGAAGGGCTTAGCCAAGTTCGTGAGTAGGGGCGACAACTCGGGGACTCACGTGAGGGAGTTACAGCTCTGGAAGCTCGCTGGGCTAGACCCCAGCAAGAAGACCTGGTACCTGGTCTCGGGGCAGGGCATGGCTCAGACGCTTCTAATGGCCGACAACACTGGGGCGTATACCCTAACCGACGTCGGGACGCTCCAGAGCCTCGTATCACAGGGCAAGATCAGCAACCTGGTCGTGCTCCTTAGAGACCCCAAGCTACTTATCAACGTCTACAGCTTCTACGTCTCGTCCAGCCAGAGCTGCAGGAGCAAGGACGTGAGTAACCTGGCACTCCTACTCGCCGAGTACTTGAACACGAGAGGGCAGCAGTTAATAGCCTCAAAGTATAAGGACCTCTTCAGCCCAGCCCTCCAGAACCTGACAACTATTGAGTCCGCCTGGCTCGAGCTAAGTAAGCTTGCCTGA
- a CDS encoding class I SAM-dependent methyltransferase has product MSRGKILRKLASETLGEELASKLWGRIEFVGDIALIRIPPGIEADALKQLAERILEEFKYVKSVWGGHPGVQGEYRLRKYVHLAGEPRSETVYKEHGCLFKVDITKVYVSPVLGYEHKRVAGLVRPGEVVLNMYAGAGLFSIIIAKHSRPSKVYSVDINPDAYKYMVENVRLNKVEGVVEPILGDAVRVIQERLAGSSDRVLMPYPDIALDHLPYAIMALRDGRGVVHVYLHVKAAKGEDHFEKAASLLSRRLGEIGVQWFNVANKRVVRMVGPRVYQVVLDVEVKSF; this is encoded by the coding sequence TTGTCCAGGGGTAAGATACTGAGGAAGCTGGCTAGCGAGACACTGGGCGAGGAGTTGGCGAGCAAGCTGTGGGGGCGGATCGAGTTCGTCGGTGACATAGCTCTGATCAGGATACCGCCCGGTATAGAGGCTGACGCGCTCAAGCAGCTCGCCGAGAGGATCTTGGAGGAGTTCAAGTACGTCAAGAGCGTGTGGGGCGGCCACCCTGGTGTCCAAGGGGAGTACAGGCTCCGGAAGTACGTTCACCTGGCCGGCGAGCCGAGGAGCGAGACTGTTTACAAGGAGCACGGCTGCCTCTTCAAAGTGGACATCACGAAGGTGTACGTGTCCCCTGTCCTAGGCTACGAGCACAAGAGAGTCGCTGGCCTCGTCCGCCCGGGTGAAGTAGTTCTAAACATGTACGCGGGTGCCGGCTTGTTCAGCATCATAATCGCAAAGCATAGTAGACCGTCCAAAGTCTACAGCGTCGATATCAACCCGGACGCGTACAAGTACATGGTGGAGAATGTCAGGCTAAACAAGGTCGAAGGAGTGGTAGAGCCTATTCTAGGGGACGCCGTAAGGGTGATCCAAGAGAGGCTCGCCGGCTCAAGCGACAGGGTCTTAATGCCCTACCCGGACATCGCCTTAGACCACCTCCCCTACGCCATCATGGCCTTACGTGACGGCAGAGGAGTCGTACACGTATACCTCCACGTTAAGGCGGCTAAGGGCGAGGACCACTTCGAGAAGGCCGCCTCCCTCCTAAGCCGGAGGCTTGGTGAGATAGGCGTACAATGGTTTAACGTCGCGAACAAGAGGGTCGTCAGGATGGTCGGGCCGCGAGTTTACCAGGTCGTACTCGACGTCGAAGTGAAAAGTTTTTAA
- a CDS encoding ABC transporter permease — protein sequence MESLLDITLRSLWISGLASLVSFMGALALSFSLARTRESVGNVVAGFIESLVGVPTTVIGLLTYMLLYPKGPLAPLKLLYTPWAIVIGESLVALPVSTVVLYRSVKRSLSVVGELAASLGLTGGDLLGLVAREVIPDLFTSYLVGFSRAIGELGVALIAGGGIQGYTNVLTTAIALETSIGNYEDAISVGLVLISITALITLALKAVGEKLWRSF from the coding sequence TTGGAGAGCCTCCTCGACATCACGCTGAGAAGCCTGTGGATATCCGGGCTGGCTTCACTCGTGTCCTTCATGGGAGCCCTGGCTTTGTCGTTTTCCCTGGCCCGCACCCGGGAGAGCGTGGGCAACGTCGTCGCAGGCTTTATCGAGTCGCTAGTTGGCGTCCCTACGACTGTCATAGGCCTTCTGACCTATATGCTACTCTACCCTAAAGGCCCTCTCGCCCCATTGAAGTTGCTCTACACGCCTTGGGCTATCGTGATAGGCGAGAGCCTCGTGGCCCTACCGGTCTCGACGGTCGTCCTGTACAGGTCTGTCAAGAGGAGCCTTAGCGTGGTAGGAGAACTGGCAGCATCGCTGGGTCTAACAGGTGGAGACCTCCTCGGGTTGGTGGCGAGGGAGGTCATACCCGACCTCTTCACGTCGTATCTGGTGGGGTTCTCGAGGGCCATTGGAGAGCTAGGGGTAGCCCTCATTGCGGGTGGCGGGATTCAGGGGTACACGAACGTGCTGACGACGGCTATAGCCCTCGAGACGTCTATAGGAAACTACGAGGACGCCATCAGCGTCGGGCTGGTCCTGATCTCGATCACCGCCCTGATAACATTAGCGTTGAAGGCTGTGGGTGAGAAGCTTTGGAGGTCGTTCTAG
- a CDS encoding endonuclease III domain-containing protein produces MREVCTRIYELLSRRYEIREGEFVGLVARRNLFEHLVAVLLSQNTNDKNAIRALSNLKSRLGKLTPEKVLSLDVGELAQLIKPAGLHLQRARRIVELASYLRDRLEEFESEVRRMDVLEAREVLMNLPGVGDKTADVVLLVYFGKPAFPVDTHIKRITTRLGFVKGGSYKKVSGFWQSCLPPDKYLETHLLLIQHGRAICKARKPLCHECPIKEFCEYYKSRGLRQQ; encoded by the coding sequence TTGAGGGAGGTCTGCACACGTATCTACGAACTGTTGTCTAGGAGGTACGAGATAAGAGAGGGAGAGTTCGTCGGACTAGTTGCGAGGAGAAACCTCTTCGAGCACCTCGTTGCCGTTCTACTGAGCCAGAACACCAACGACAAGAACGCTATCAGAGCGCTTTCTAACTTGAAAAGCAGGCTCGGCAAACTCACCCCCGAGAAGGTCCTTTCGCTGGACGTAGGCGAGCTAGCGCAGTTGATAAAGCCTGCTGGTCTACACCTTCAACGCGCTAGGAGGATCGTGGAGTTGGCGAGTTACCTAAGAGACCGGCTCGAGGAGTTCGAGTCGGAGGTCAGAAGAATGGACGTGCTCGAGGCCAGGGAGGTGTTGATGAACTTGCCAGGGGTAGGCGACAAGACAGCTGACGTAGTACTACTGGTCTACTTCGGGAAACCGGCTTTCCCGGTCGACACGCACATCAAGAGGATAACCACACGGCTAGGCTTCGTGAAGGGAGGCTCGTACAAGAAGGTATCCGGCTTCTGGCAAAGCTGCCTCCCACCAGACAAGTACCTGGAGACCCACCTCCTTCTAATCCAACACGGCAGGGCAATTTGTAAAGCCAGGAAGCCCCTGTGCCACGAGTGCCCTATCAAAGAGTTTTGCGAGTACTATAAGTCCAGGGGTCTCCGTCAACAGTAG